In the Leishmania major strain Friedlin complete genome, chromosome 16 genome, cggagagagagagggcaacgTGCTGcacaacggcggcgagcgtggccgtggcagcagcaacaccgagTCTGGCTCCTTTCCGTACGCCAACTCACACATCTCAAACAACGGTCCAGTGAAGGAGGTGCCCCTCACGAGACCCgcgaggcgcggcggcgcaagcTGGATGGAGATCTGGTCATTTTCGATTCTCACCATGCTTATTTGTGCTGCCGTATGTGCCCTGGTGACCTGCATCATGGCGGCCTCGTACAAATAACAGCGAGGTTAACGAGGGCGACGTCACGACACGCCTCACCGCCGGCTTTGTCTTCTTCATTGTGGCCATGGATATCGCACTCGTCATGGTCATTGTGCTGGCTGGCCCAACCGAGACGCGGCTGCACTTCAGCTGCCCTCCCCCGGTGGAGGAGAGTCGGCTAACGGTGCTGTGTAGGAGCGCGGATGAAGAGGAGACGCAGATGGCAACGCAGGTGATGCGGGCAATGGTGGAGATGGCCCTGCGACAGAGAAATGGTGCCGAGGCAAAAGGCAAGGGGTGCTGATCAGCAGCAGGCCTATCCAGCAACCCCCTACTACATGGACCATGCTGATTCCCAAGTCGCACAGGAGCACATCAGCGCTGGTGACGCCGGCGGCATGACTGTGGCGCAGGGCATTCTGATCGCGATACCCGGCCCCCTCCCGCGGCTATGTCGCAAGCGAATGGTCGCTACCACTAGCTGCCCGCACAGCAggctcctcttcctccgcccaagagagagcgagtaTACAGCCGACACCTGTTACCAGCCCCCTGCCGCAGCTCTCCCACGTCAGCGAGAATCCAGAGACGCTGGATAAGCTCAacagaagagagggaaatgggggatggggaggagCACGCGTCctcttctccagcaccttctcgtgtgcgcacgcgctggtGTCTGCttctgtgtatgcgtgcgtgacAGGCGGTTCTTTGCGCGCCTTTCGCGACCCTTCcgagcgcacgcacgcacgcacgcacgcacgcacgcacgcacgcacgcacgcacgcacgcgcagctcacGTGGAAAGCATGCACATCCAACTCGTGAGAGAGGATgtcccgccgccgcgatcGGCGGTGTACTTCTGCCTTCTTCCTTTTACATTTCTGTCGAGCTCGTGTGCCACTGAggggcggagcagcagcagcagctacgTTTagagtgcgtgcgcgtgccgtaGGACTTCGGCGTGCTCCCCTCGCATGCTCTGtgcgtctctcgctctccttcgaCTTGACGTCTTTCTTCTCCCGTTGGTTCACTGGCTTCCCtcccttgtgtgtgtgtgtctccccCCTCGAAGCGAGACGAATGCTACATGTTGCATGCTGAGTGCGCCGCCCAGATGAAGGCAGCGCTGTCTGCCGTGCTTGTGGGGAGGTGCGGATGTCTGCTTCTATGGTGGGTGGGCCCGgttgccctcctcctcgacccCTCGTCCCTCAACGACACGCGACCAGCCCCACGTGGAGGGTCCTTCACGTACATCGACGATGCTTTTTCGACCTTCATGTCCACTCTCCCACGAGCACGCCCGCAagcagaggcacacacagccacagaTCGCCtaccgctgcggcaccacggATACACCCTGGTCGTCTAGGACGAACCGTCTGCCGTCGAATCGGACCATGCGTCGTACGGGCTCCTCTCGTCCTTCCTCGCTCCTTCTTCCCATACgtgcggcgcggctggcgccaGACGGACACTCGGGCGGGCTGCATACCTTGATCCAAGCGCGCCGCGCTCAGGACCCTGCTCAAGGGGCGGAAGCGGTGGGCGTCTGTGGTGTAGGTAGCCAGGTGTGGTTCAGGCGCGTGCCGGATGAGCGAAGACACGGCTAGCCAGAGAGAGGGCCCTTGGCCGAGATGGACCGTCCTCCACCCATCCTCATAGCGTGAGACGTCGCTCGGAGTGGCACCGCTTCGGCCTTTTCCATCCTTTCCCGTCGTTGCCTTCACTCGCCACCCCTGCCTGCCCGTCCAATCAACCGTGCCGGTGACTCGGGAGGCGCCAGGGCAATGgtgatgggggaggggcaccgTTTTGGGAGAAGGACTCGGGAGAGAAGGATTGGTAGTTGTCAGTGCTTGAATGGTGTGCGGGAAGCCCGCTGCACGGCTCTCCTTGCCAGCCTCTCCATTCTTcctgtgtgcctctctctcctttaCTCGCCTCGCTCTgtcgccgcccccctcctccccctccccctcctcctccctctcccactcGTGGTTGTGCACTTGGAATGCGCGGATGCCGGCTCACTGGCGCACTTGCAGTTCTCCACTCTTTCTCGCCAACtgcggaggcgaaggggcGCTCAcatcccctcctctctccccctctctgcgTCTCACATGCGAAGGCTCTCCGGCTCATCCATGGCGTCCTCTGCCCACGAAGCAGCtgacgccggcagcggcgacgtggaCATGGCGggggtgcaggtgctggagaGCAGCGTGGATTTCATGTCACTCTTCTACTGCCACCTCACTTCTTGTCCGCCGCACGGGCCGTTTGTGTACTACGCCGCCATGACACTTGTGAGGCGTGCGAAGCGGCGGTacggcaccagcggcagcaacagtgCCACGGATGCGGAAGTCTGCAGCGCCTATGCGTCGTGGAGCAGTGACGCGATGGGCGcggacggcgcagctgcggtgcTCCGCGCGCTGACGATCCCGAATGTGATGGCGCTGATCGAGAAGCGCTATGATACGTCACACTTGTCGAACTGGCCGCTTCTGTACGTGCCGGCAGAGATACGCAGCGCGGATGTGGACGCCCTGatacagcagcggcagcagcagccgcaacagGGGTAGTGAAACGCAGTTGTGGAACTGGTGTTAACGCCTTGCGgtgttgttgctgcggcgGAAAAGGGGGCGCTGGGAGGGTAGCGGTTGTGTTCTCCGATGACCCTTGCCGTGTgtggcgtctctctccctctgccttcGAAGACCGAAACTAGAGCTGATGAGACCCGCACAGACGATACAGGGAACGCCAACAAAACAGATGGAGGCAGCATTGCATGCGCGAAGGGAGAATGGCAGCGTCTCGTGCAGAGCAGCCCCCACtgacctcctcctcctctcacacacgcgcacacattcCAACAGGCATAAGTAGCATGCCCACGCGTCCAGCGTTGTGCTTCTTGCCCTCTGCCCACTCTCCATGCCGCTCCCACTCTCCTCCAGCGGCATCTCTCACTCTTTTGCACTTCGTCTTTCTTCGTGTCTCACACTCCCTCTCGGCTTGGGTTGATGCGTCACTCGCTCGCACTCCCTGCGCCGCACTCGTGCGCCGCTCGCTgaccggtgccgctgctgtgtctTCTTGGCCTCCATTGATATTGCCCTTCGCAGTTGCTGGCCGCTTCCAACCTCTAGCCGATCACTCGACCGCACACTGTCACACGACTCTTCGGCTTTTCAACTTTGCTTGCCGTTACTTCAATCTTTCCCAGTAAAGTTCACAgacacgcccacgcacgATGGCCTCGCATGCTGAGGGacgtctgctgcgccgctcggTGCCCTACGTGGAGTCGTGGATCGCGGAGCTGACCCCCAAGCCTGTAGCccctgccgctggtgccgctcctgctccgaAGGGCAAGGCGAAGGGTGGCACTGCGTCGACTGGCACTGAGAACGCCACGCCCATgtcgcggtgctgcttcgcGGTCGGCAAGGTGCTGGAGGTGTCTCGCCACCCGGAGAGCGAGAAGCTGTACATCGAGAAGATTGACCTCGGCGCGGAGTTGAACATGCTGAGCAACAACGAGCCGCGCACGATTCTCAGCGGACTGCAGGAGTTCGTAAAGGAGGAGGACTTCGTGAACCGCCTCGTGCTCGTGATTGCGAACCTGGAACCGCGCAAGATTGGCGGCATTCCGTCCGCTGGCATGGTGCtgtgcgcctccaccggcgAGGACCCGCACGACCCCGCGTCGGCTGGTCAGGGGGAGCGCAAGGTGGTGCTGTTGGACATCCCGGAGGGGACGGCCGTCGGGGAGCGCGTGGTGTTCGAGGGGCACGACATGCCGTACGAGCCGGTACTGAAGAAAAAGCTTGCCAAGAACTTTGAGGAGGTCATGAAGgacgtgcgcagcagcgccgacggcgaggtgTGCTGGCAGGGAAAGCCTTTCCAGACCTCGGCCGGCGTCATCAAGGCATCCCTTTGCAACGCTCGTATCTCGTAACCACAGAATAAGTGGAAGAAGacgagggggaaggggagagctcttgtgtgtgcgtcgcgCGGAgaaagcccccccccccccctcccccttcctcccaAGCACTACAGTTCTTGTTGTCTCCCTTTCAACAACCTACCACTGACATGTCCCCCACACACGTCGAAGGCAACGACGAATAAGTCTGCGCTGGCACGacgagtgcgcgcgcgcttcggcACTCGCACGCCTCCGTCCTTCTCTGTCGGGTGGGCGCCATCCATCCTTGTCCAACGCGAGGCACACCaccgaagaaaaaaaaaaaaacatcgACACGCTCTCACCTCCGCACGCTTTTtcctacacacacacacacgcaccctcaTGCGTTGCTGAGGGGCTCGGGGAAAAAGTCACTCCTACCTGGACTCGAACCAGGGTTATCGGATTCAGAGTCCGAGGTGATAACCGCTACACTATAGGAGCGCTCGTGGGAAACAGCGCCTTGGGTTCCCGGCGCGACCCTCCTCACCCACCGCTGAGCCTCTGCCGAGCCTAGGCGGGGGTTGGGCTGGCGGGGCCTCGTCCCCTGGGGGTCTTTtcggcggggcggggggggggggggaggaaggggggggggggcggccgTGTTGTGGGGGCTTTTGGAAGTGTTGTGGGCGTGGCTGGCTGCATGGTTCTTTGCACGGTGTGTGTCGCACCGGCGTCCTTCAAGTACGGGCGCGCGTGCCACGAACGGCACCGCaagtggtgtgtgtgtgtgggcggggggagggtgcgCTTAGtcacggggagggggccgggGACTCTCGTACACTTTCAATGCCACGGGGGACGCCTAGGCGTCGCCGTATCGCGGTGCAACAGCAAGGACATACAGGAGCAACAGATCGTAAGAGAACGAAAGAAGAGACCCGAGTAATCACGCAGCGCGATGTGGTCTCGTGCAGCCGCTCAAACCAGCGGACGCTTCCACGAGGTCGTCTTGGTGGCGTGGTTGATGTAGAAAGTGCGACCAGTGCCGGGATCGACACGCGCCTCccacggtggcggcagcgcaacCGCCCCACCCTgcatcggcgacggcgcgtttggcggtgtcggtggcggaggcgcctGTACCGCCGGCGTTGGCCTGGACCAGCTCGTCTGCCGCGTCTTGTCATTGACGTAAAAGGTGCGGCCGGTCGCAGGGTCGACACACGGCACCCAGTCACTGTCACCGCCCGTCTCAACGTTTCCGCTAgacggctgcgccgcggGTAGCGGTGTGGGCGCCACTGCCGGCCGCTCCCACGACGTCGTCTTGGTTTCGTGGTTGATGTAGAAGGTCCGACCAGTGCGAGGGTCCACGCGGGCCTCCCAcatcgccggcagcgccatcgcgctACCGCCACTGGCATGGGAGCTGACGTTCGCGACGCTTGGCGGGGTCGCGACGCTCGGCTGTGGACGCTCCcacgtcgtcgtcttcgatTTGTGGTCAACGTAGAACGTGCGCCTGGTCTGCGGGTCCGTGCGCTCCTCCCAGCCGTCCGGCAGCGCACTGttcagctgcggctgcagtcgcgccgcgcgccacgcctgcacctgctcctccagctccaaCTGCTTCTGTGGCCCCAGCGGGTGCTGCCACGTCGAACGCGTCTGCCCCGTTGTGTCCGTGTACGCGTAGtagtggcgctgccgcgctgcatcGTAGACGAGGGCCCACTCGACTGGCAGGGTTGTGGACACCATCGGCTCACCAAGAGACACCGCCGCGCCCTCTCTACCGCCAACGGTAGAGAGGGGTGACGTGCTCAACGGTGGCGGCATCGCTGATGGCGGTGAGGCATGCTGCACCACTGCCGGTGGGGACGTCGTGGTAGTGACGGTGTGCAAGGGGCCTGTCTCAAAGAATGAGGGGGCAGctgttgtcgctgctgctgctgcagaggcggTGAAGGGCAGTGCCGGTACACTCGCCCGGTCCTTGTCGACGATGCCGCTGGAGGAAGCGTTGCTACTACTTTGAGAGG is a window encoding:
- a CDS encoding tyrosyl or methionyl-tRNA synthetase-like protein, which encodes MSRCCFAVGKVLEVSRHPESEKLYIEKIDLGAELNMLSNNEPRTILSGLQEFVKEEDFVNRLVLVIANLEPRKIGGIPSAGMVLCASTGEDPHDPASAGQGERKVVLLDIPEGTAVGERVVFEGHDMPYEPVLKKKLAKNFEEVMKDVRSSADGEVCWQGKPFQTSAGVIKASLCNARIS